From Pongo pygmaeus isolate AG05252 chromosome 2, NHGRI_mPonPyg2-v2.0_pri, whole genome shotgun sequence, a single genomic window includes:
- the LOC129033889 gene encoding histone H2B type 1-K-like, protein MPEPAKSAPDPNKGSKRWVTKAQKKDGKKHKRSRKASYSVYLYKVLRQVHSDTGISSKAMGIMNSFVNHIFERVAGETSRLAHYNKRSTITSREIQTAVRLLLLREVAKHAVSEGTKAITKYTSAK, encoded by the coding sequence ATGCCAGAGCCAGCAAAGTCCGCTCCTGATCCTAATAAGGGCTCCAAGAGGTGGGTGACTAAGGCGCAGAAGAAGGACGGCAAGAAGCACAAGCGCAGCCGCAAGGCGAGCTACTCTGTGTACTTGTACAAGGTGCTGAGGCAGGTCCACTCCGACACCGGCATCTCCTCTAAGGCCATGGGGATCATGAACTCGTTTGTCAACCACATCTTCGAGCGCGTCGCAGGCGAGACTTCCCGCCTGGCGCACTACAACAAGCGCTCGACCATCACCTCCAGGGAGATCCAGACGGCCGTGCGCCTGCTGCTGCTCAGGGAGGTGGCCAAGCACGCCGTGTCCGAGGGCACCAAGGCCATCACCAAGTATACCAGCGCTAAGTAA